The Osmerus eperlanus chromosome 7, fOsmEpe2.1, whole genome shotgun sequence genome includes a region encoding these proteins:
- the gask1a gene encoding Golgi-associated kinase 1A isoform X1 — protein sequence MPSSLSACSLCSQALRVCSAIRCKSWTLLSLLFLLLFLALSALMISTLPFPLPETIRRLPSRGLSAAGGPTPGGVYRDHPTMAPLQLLTPNIHSGAWRQADGKESSKHLLMVVDKAGMRGSPGDVIHDTSHTHLRGRTTTRRIKGIASKRKDTPASKHQTRKRPLPLVNDVPGRVGMLANHSSASRLSSNPRPAPRHDGATGQAAAADLEMSEHKQTPDRHKYAKHAEKAGKAVEEHKDIQKTARALRKRKAPSSKKNKRSNGGIKPQTALEQRDGVLCKTGLTEPGLFPDQDQRRIRTGTHPLPWLSTDDLRKMEMLSGGDVVSKARVPAHGQVLQVALGPGNQPGGEESHSGRCEQGLCALIKRAEDWFEVFGFHLDRVLGLNRTLPTVLRSFHSDILPYRYTSGTPRPVVWWDPEIQHLADKDNDQNSIPLTWTQYQHLLLAGCGRGVALNSAPCVGVNHSEWGRLALFDFLLQVNDRLDRYCCGFTPAPGEPCVENLLHVKCSNPKNLVLVHILVRKTDRTKLVFIDNAGRPHHPSDNLNFRLVEGINEFPERAVSVLQSGCLEAMLLHSLYTDREFWDSQGGESGVRPLIRAVEQRSRILLQHIYDKKLRLNRDL from the exons ccctcctccctgtctgcctgttcccTCTGTTCCCAGGCCTTGAGAGTGTGCTCAGCGATCCGCTGCAAGAGCTGGactctgctctccctgctcttcctcctcctcttcctcgcgcTGTCGGCTCTGATGATCAGCACGCTCCCCTTCCCGCTCCCGGAGACGATACGAAGGCTGCCATCCCGAGGTCTTAGCGCCGCAGGTGGACCTACGCCGGGGGGGGTGTACAGGGATCACCCCACAATggcccccctccagctccttaCCCCCAACATCCACAGCGGGGCCTGGAGACAGGCTGATGGGAAAGAGTCTTCCAAGCACCTGCTGATGGTTGTGGataaggcagggatgaggggatCTCCTGGGGATGTGATCCATGAtacctctcacacgcacttaCGTGGAAGGACCACAACCCGCAGGATTAAAGGCATAGCCTCAAAGAGGAAGGACACGCCAGCATCCAAGCATCAAACCAGGAAGCGTCCACTCCCACTGGTGAATGATGTGCCAGGGCGTGTTGGCATGCTAGCCAATCACAGTTCCGCTTCACGGCTCTCCTCCAATCCTCGCCCTGCTCCCAGACACGATGGAGCCACGGGCCAGGCTGCAGCTGCAGACTTGGAGATGTCGGAACATAAACAGACTCCAGACAGACACAAGTATGCAAAGCATGCTGAGAAAGCCGGGAAGGCCGTCGAAGAGCATAAGGACATTCAGAAAACTGCCAGGGCCCTCCGGAAACGCAAAGCACCATcctccaaaaaaaacaaacgcaGCAATGGTGGGATAAAACCTCAAACTGCATTGGAACAGAGAGACGGTGTCTTGTGCAAGACCGGCTTGACAGAACCGGGCTTGTTTCCCGACCAGGACCAGCGCAGGATAAGAACCGGCACCCATCCTCTGCCCTGGCTCAGTACGGACGacctccggaagatggagatgcTGTCAGGGGGCGACGTGGTCAGCAAGGCCCGAGTGCCTGCCCACGGGCAGGTTCTCCAGGTGGCGCTGGGTCCTGGAAACCAGCCTGGAGGGGAGGAATCCCACAGTGGGCGGTGCGAGCAGGGGCTCTGTGCTCTGATCAAGAGGGCAGAGGACTGGTTCGAGGTGTTTGGCTTCCACCTAGACAGGGTCCTGGGGCTCAACCGGACCCTGCCCACTGTGCTCAGGAGTTTCCATAGCGACATCCTGCCCTAccg GTACACCAGCGGTACACCTAGACCCGTGGTCTGGTGGGATCCAGAGATCCAGCACCTGGCTGATAAGGACAACGACCAAAACTCCATCCCACTCACCTGGACCCAGTACCAGCACCTGCTATTGGCCGGGTGTGGCCGGGGCGTGGCCCTAAACTCCGCCCCTTGTGTGGGCGTCAACCACTCAGAGTGGGGGAGACTGGCTCTCTTCGATTTCCTCCTACAG GTGAACGATCGTCTGGACAGGTACTGCTGTGGCTTCACTCCAGCACCAGGAGAACCCTGCGTTGAGAACCTGCTCCACGTCAAATGCAGCAACCCGAAGAACCTGGTGCTGGTTCACATCCTG GTGAGGAAAACAGACCGTACTAAGCTGGTGTTTATAGACAACGCAGGAAGACCTCATCACCCATCAGACAACCTGAACTTCCGATTGGTTGAGGGTATTAATGA GTTCCCAGAGAGGGCAGTATCTGTGCTCCAGTCAGGCTGTCTGGAGGCAATGTTGCTGCACTCGCTCTACACGGACAGGGAATTCTGGGATAGCCAAGGAGGAGAGTCTGGCGTGCGACCTCTCATACGCGCTGTGGAGCAGCGAAGCAGGATCCTGCTGCAGCACATCTACGACAAGAAGCTCCGACTCAATCGAGATTTGTGA
- the gask1a gene encoding Golgi-associated kinase 1A isoform X2 produces MALRVCSAIRCKSWTLLSLLFLLLFLALSALMISTLPFPLPETIRRLPSRGLSAAGGPTPGGVYRDHPTMAPLQLLTPNIHSGAWRQADGKESSKHLLMVVDKAGMRGSPGDVIHDTSHTHLRGRTTTRRIKGIASKRKDTPASKHQTRKRPLPLVNDVPGRVGMLANHSSASRLSSNPRPAPRHDGATGQAAAADLEMSEHKQTPDRHKYAKHAEKAGKAVEEHKDIQKTARALRKRKAPSSKKNKRSNGGIKPQTALEQRDGVLCKTGLTEPGLFPDQDQRRIRTGTHPLPWLSTDDLRKMEMLSGGDVVSKARVPAHGQVLQVALGPGNQPGGEESHSGRCEQGLCALIKRAEDWFEVFGFHLDRVLGLNRTLPTVLRSFHSDILPYRYTSGTPRPVVWWDPEIQHLADKDNDQNSIPLTWTQYQHLLLAGCGRGVALNSAPCVGVNHSEWGRLALFDFLLQVNDRLDRYCCGFTPAPGEPCVENLLHVKCSNPKNLVLVHILVRKTDRTKLVFIDNAGRPHHPSDNLNFRLVEGINEFPERAVSVLQSGCLEAMLLHSLYTDREFWDSQGGESGVRPLIRAVEQRSRILLQHIYDKKLRLNRDL; encoded by the exons GCCTTGAGAGTGTGCTCAGCGATCCGCTGCAAGAGCTGGactctgctctccctgctcttcctcctcctcttcctcgcgcTGTCGGCTCTGATGATCAGCACGCTCCCCTTCCCGCTCCCGGAGACGATACGAAGGCTGCCATCCCGAGGTCTTAGCGCCGCAGGTGGACCTACGCCGGGGGGGGTGTACAGGGATCACCCCACAATggcccccctccagctccttaCCCCCAACATCCACAGCGGGGCCTGGAGACAGGCTGATGGGAAAGAGTCTTCCAAGCACCTGCTGATGGTTGTGGataaggcagggatgaggggatCTCCTGGGGATGTGATCCATGAtacctctcacacgcacttaCGTGGAAGGACCACAACCCGCAGGATTAAAGGCATAGCCTCAAAGAGGAAGGACACGCCAGCATCCAAGCATCAAACCAGGAAGCGTCCACTCCCACTGGTGAATGATGTGCCAGGGCGTGTTGGCATGCTAGCCAATCACAGTTCCGCTTCACGGCTCTCCTCCAATCCTCGCCCTGCTCCCAGACACGATGGAGCCACGGGCCAGGCTGCAGCTGCAGACTTGGAGATGTCGGAACATAAACAGACTCCAGACAGACACAAGTATGCAAAGCATGCTGAGAAAGCCGGGAAGGCCGTCGAAGAGCATAAGGACATTCAGAAAACTGCCAGGGCCCTCCGGAAACGCAAAGCACCATcctccaaaaaaaacaaacgcaGCAATGGTGGGATAAAACCTCAAACTGCATTGGAACAGAGAGACGGTGTCTTGTGCAAGACCGGCTTGACAGAACCGGGCTTGTTTCCCGACCAGGACCAGCGCAGGATAAGAACCGGCACCCATCCTCTGCCCTGGCTCAGTACGGACGacctccggaagatggagatgcTGTCAGGGGGCGACGTGGTCAGCAAGGCCCGAGTGCCTGCCCACGGGCAGGTTCTCCAGGTGGCGCTGGGTCCTGGAAACCAGCCTGGAGGGGAGGAATCCCACAGTGGGCGGTGCGAGCAGGGGCTCTGTGCTCTGATCAAGAGGGCAGAGGACTGGTTCGAGGTGTTTGGCTTCCACCTAGACAGGGTCCTGGGGCTCAACCGGACCCTGCCCACTGTGCTCAGGAGTTTCCATAGCGACATCCTGCCCTAccg GTACACCAGCGGTACACCTAGACCCGTGGTCTGGTGGGATCCAGAGATCCAGCACCTGGCTGATAAGGACAACGACCAAAACTCCATCCCACTCACCTGGACCCAGTACCAGCACCTGCTATTGGCCGGGTGTGGCCGGGGCGTGGCCCTAAACTCCGCCCCTTGTGTGGGCGTCAACCACTCAGAGTGGGGGAGACTGGCTCTCTTCGATTTCCTCCTACAG GTGAACGATCGTCTGGACAGGTACTGCTGTGGCTTCACTCCAGCACCAGGAGAACCCTGCGTTGAGAACCTGCTCCACGTCAAATGCAGCAACCCGAAGAACCTGGTGCTGGTTCACATCCTG GTGAGGAAAACAGACCGTACTAAGCTGGTGTTTATAGACAACGCAGGAAGACCTCATCACCCATCAGACAACCTGAACTTCCGATTGGTTGAGGGTATTAATGA GTTCCCAGAGAGGGCAGTATCTGTGCTCCAGTCAGGCTGTCTGGAGGCAATGTTGCTGCACTCGCTCTACACGGACAGGGAATTCTGGGATAGCCAAGGAGGAGAGTCTGGCGTGCGACCTCTCATACGCGCTGTGGAGCAGCGAAGCAGGATCCTGCTGCAGCACATCTACGACAAGAAGCTCCGACTCAATCGAGATTTGTGA
- the pomgnt2 gene encoding protein O-linked-mannose beta-1,4-N-acetylglucosaminyltransferase 2 codes for MRAAAGCRMNVAAILNGLLVSVVAALLWKYTQLSDHAASLEEELHLTQQSQELSQARIDYHAALLALQEHGTRMVCTGKMHTDRVCRFDYLCYCTEAEEFVFFHGNSSVMLPNIGQRRFQPALLDLSSVEDHNTQYFNFLELPAAALKYMPKPVFVPDVALILNRFNPDNLMHVFHDDLLPIFYTMRQYSDLDDEARLIFMEGWGEGPHFDLYRLLSSKQPLLKEQLRNFGKLMCFTKSYVGLSKMTTWYQYGFVQPQGPKANILISGNEIRQFASRLMEKLNITTKEQKEGTSPEERDQYIVVFSRSQTRLILNEAELILALAQEFQMRVVTVSMEDQTYSSIVQLISGASMLVSMHGAQLVTSLFLPRGAAVVELFPYAVSPEQYTPYKTLATLPGMDLQYVAWRNTMEENSVAHPDRPWDQGGIAHLDKDEQERILASREVPRHLCCRNPEWLFRIYQDTRLDIPSLLDVLRESLKTRPNLKKTRPASTVHPGRVREPQCQTSVQATNEAKLTVSWQIPWNLKYLKVREVKYEVWIQEQGENTYMPYILPHQNYTFSENIKPFTTYLVWVRCIFNKNLLGPFADVLMCRT; via the exons ATGCGAGCGGCGGCGGGCTGCAGGATGAACGTCGCAGCCATTCTGAACGGCCTGCTGGTCTCCGTGGTGGCGGCTCTGCTCTGGAAATACACCCAGCTCAGCGATCACGCCGcttccctggaggaggagctccaCCTGACCCAGCAGTCTCAAGAGCTGTCGCAGGCCCGCATCGACTACCACGCCGCCCTGCTGGCGCTCCAGGAGCACGGCACCCGCATGGTCTGCACGGGCAAGATGCACACCGACCGCGTCTGCCGCTTCGACTACCTGTGCTACTGCACCGAAGCGGAGGAGTTTGTCTTCTTCCACGGCAACTCCTCCGTCATGCTGCCCAACATAGGGCAGCGACGTTTCCAACCGGCGCTGCTGGACCTTTCCTCGGTGGAAGACCACAACACCCAGTACTTCAACTTCTTGGAGCTGCCGGCCGCCGCTCTAAAGTACATGCCCAAGCCCGTGTTTGTGCCCGACGTGGCGCTCATCCTGAACCGCTTCAACCCGGACAACCTCATGCACGTTTTCCACGACGACCTGCTCCCCATCTTCTACACCATGAGGCAGTACTCGGACCTGGACGACGAGGCGCGCCTCATCTTCATGGAGGGCTGGGGCGAAGGGCCGCACTTTGACCTCTACCGCCTGCTCAGCAGCAAGCAGCCCCTCCTCAAGGAGCAGTTGAGGAACTTCGGCAAGCTCATGTGCTTCACCAAGTCTTACGTAGGCCTGTCCAAGATGACCACCTGGTACCAGTATGGCTTCGTCCAACCGCAGGGCCCCAAGGCCAACATCCTGATCTCCGGGAACGAGATCCGGCAGTTTGCCTCCCGCCTGATGGAGAAGCTCAACATCACGACCAAGGAGCAGAAGGAAGGGACGAGTCCCGAGGAGAGGGACCAGTACATCGTGGTGTTCAGTCGTTCCCAAACCAGGCTGATCCTCAACGAGGCCGAGCTGATCCTGGCGTTGGCGCAGGAGTTCCAGATGAGGGTGGTGACGGTCTCCATGGAGGACCAGACCTACTCCAGCATCGTGCAGTTGATCAGCGGAGCCTCCATGCTCGTCAGCATGCACGGAGCTCAGCTCGTCACCTCGCTCTTCCTCCCCAGAGGGGCGGCTGTGGTTGAGCTCTTCCCCTACGCGGTCAGCCCCGAGCAGTACACCCCTTACAAGACCTTGGCCACCTTGCCAGGCATGGACCTCCAGTATGTCGCCTGGAGGAACACCATGGAGGAGAACTCCGTGGCCCACCCAGATAGACCCTGGGATCAGGGGGGCATCGCTCACCTGGACAAGGATGAGCAGGAGCGCATCCTGGCCAGCAGAGAGGTGCCCAGACACCTTTGCTGCCGAAACCCCGAGTGGCTGTTCCGCATCTACCAGGACACCCGGTTGGACATCCCCTCTCTGCTGGACGTCCTCAGGGAGAGCCTGAAGACCAGGCCCAACCTCAAGAAGACCCGGCCTGCCAGCACTGTTCATccaggcagggtgagggagcCTCAGTGCCAGACCTCAGTCCAGGCTACCAACGAAGCCAAGCTCACAGTATCCTGGCAGATACCTTGGAACCTCAAGTACTTGAAG GTCAGGGAGGTGAAGTATGAGGTATGGATCCAGGAGCAAGGAGAGAACACGTACATGCCTTACATCCTGCCTCACCAGAACTACACCTTCTCGGAGAACATCAAGCCCTTCACCACCTACCTGGTGTGGGTGCGCTGCATCTTCAACAAGAACCTTCTGGGACCCTTTGCAGATGTCCTCATGTGTAGAACATAA
- the LOC134023243 gene encoding A disintegrin and metalloproteinase with thrombospondin motifs 16 translates to MASQWLYTKWRCGTISFNFFQLFFILLVNESLQLSFRESAHNDNGKTRGASTLLHSLKLPQNTEYEIVAPYEVDHQGQYVSHQVAHHQRRRRSLTGGDSLWEVVHFKLRGLGQDFHLELQEASRTLLAPGFTVQVLGRNGTKSLRAYQPDDLCFYQGSLRSEVNSSVALSTCAGMSGLIRTQDAEYFLRPLSSSLALRENFSAPPSHLPHILYRRSADLHTPPRDAERPPDAPPGGHAGADQGAHQRDRHHDPGHHSDGHHGDYNHGTRQRQHFCGRRKKYMPKPPKEDVYILPDEFKDIPRNKRALFSKTHTNHKLNVETLVVVDKKMMDSHGHENITTYVLTVLNMVSTLFKDGTIGGNINIVLVGLILLDENQDGLVINHHADHTLNSFCQWQASLGSRQGRRHDHAILLTGLDICSWKNEPCDTLGFAPISGMCSKYRSCTINEDTGLGVAFTIAHESGHNFGMVHDGEGNMCKKSEGNIMSPTLAGHNGIFSWSACSRQYLTRFLSSAQATCLSDEPSSVQEYSYPEKLPGELYDADTQCKWQFGEKAKLCTLDFKKDICKALWCHRVGRKCETKFMPAAEGSACGPDMWCRRGQCVKQGDEGPRPVHGHWSGWSGWSACTRSCQSGTTYRERQCTNPRPMFGGRYCEGSSRSYKLCNTEDCPPNTVDYRSQQCAEFNSRQFRGWYYNWKPYTAVDDQDVCKLYCYADGYDFFFALASKVRDGTRCFPDSSDVCIDGLCERVGCDRVLGSSAGPDVCGVCKGNNSTCRTYKGQYTKQHFTNQYYGVVNIPAGARSIRVVELNTSGSYLAVRNTQRRYYLNGHWTVDWPGRHQIAGSLFEYKRPYNRPESLSAAGPTNETLVVEILLQGRNPGVRWEYTLSVAELDRRGALKHNYTWAVIRSHCSASCAGGQMTTKSACYKDLRVQVNTSYCNPRTRPSTGITPCNSQPCPARWSVGEWSACSRSCGGGEQTRQVRCMQRSSQTLEDALADTQCGQPPPLRRQSCSAHNCPPEWSAGLWSECSRKCGKGLRRRTVACMSTGLVARTHSLPDSSCVGLERPSSQETCLLKRCSKQRKVQWFVSTWQECSVTCGRGSQARFVKCAEKDAAGKYRELPPRKCQHVAKPSVELHRACSPAECPPPLLHTWPVSKPLPRAEWYSSPWSQCTVTCGGGVQARTVQCLAQGRPSSGCTPHLRPPMSQACNTNFCPLSEKKDTACKDHFNWCYLVPQHGVCNHKFYGKQCCKSCSHSNL, encoded by the exons ATGGCTTCTCAGTGGCTTTATACAAAGTGGAGATGCGGGACAATATCGTTTAACTTTTTCCAGCTTTTTTTCATTTTGCTAGTTAATGAG agCCTCCAGCTGAGTTTTAGAGAATCTGCACATAATGACAATGGGAAGACAAGAGGAGCATCCACTTTACTGCACTCCCTAAAATTGCCACAGAATACAG AGTATGAGATTGTGGCTCCATATGAGGTGGACCACCAGGGCCAGTACGTTTCCCACCAGGTGGCCCACCACCAGCGCCGGAGACGCTCACTGACTGGGGGTGACAGCCTCTGGGAGGTGGTCCACTTCAAGCTCCGGGGCCTGGGTCAGGACTTCCACCTAGAGCTGCAGGAGGCCTCCCGGACTCTCCTCGCACCTGGCTTCACCGTCCAGGTCCTGGGGAGGAATGGCACCAAAAGCCTGCGGGCGTATCAGCCGGACGACCTTTGCTTTTACCAGGGGTCACTGAGGTCGGAGGTGAACTCGTCCGTGGCCCTCTCCACATGCGCGGGAATG TCAGGTTTGATCCGAACGCAGGATGCGGAGTACTTCCTGAGACCCCTGTCCTCCAGCCTGGCCCTGCGGGAGAACTTCAGCGCCCCCCCCAGCCATCTACCTCACATCCTCTACAGGAGATCAGCAGACCTGCACACGCCCCCACGGGACGCCGAGAGACCGCCAGATGCCCCGCCGGGGGGGCACGCCGGCGCGGACCAAGGGGCTCACCAACGCGACCGTCACCATGACCCCGGTCACCACAGCGACGGTCACCACGGCGACTACAACCATGGGACGAGGCAGCGGCAGCACTTCTGCGGGAGGCGGAAGAAAT ACATGCCCAAGCCTCCAAAGGAAGACGTCTACATATTACCTGATGAGTTCAAAGACATTCCCAGGAACAAACGAGCTCTCTTTTCCAAGACCCACACCAACCACAAACTCAACGTTGAGACCTTGGTCGTGGTCGACAAGAAGATGATGGACAGCCACGGTCATGAGAACATAACCACTTATGTCCTGACCGTGCTCAACATG gtctcTACTCTCTTCAAGGACGGGACCATAGGGGGGAATATCAACATTGTCCTCGTGGGTCTTATTCTGTTGGACGAGAACCAG gaTGGGCTGGTGATTAACCACCACGCTGACCACACCCTGAACAGCTTCTGCCAGTGGCAGGCCAGCCTGGGAAGCAGACAGGGCCGCCGTCATGACCACGCCATCCTCCTCACAGGATTGGATATATGCTCCTGGAAGAACGAACCGTGTGACACACTGG GCTTCGCTCCCATCAGTGGGATGTGCAGCAAGTACCGCAGTTGCACCATTAACGAGGACACGGGCCTGGGAGTAGCGTTCACTATCGCACACGAGTCTGGACACAA TTTCGGCATGGTCCACGACGGGGAAGGCAACATGTGCAAGAAGTCCGAAGGCAACATCATGTCTCCCACGCTGGCTGGCCACAACGGCATCTTCTCCTGGTCAGCCTGTAGTCGCCAATATCTCACCAGGTTTCTTAG ctcAGCCCAGGCCACCTGTTTGTCTGATGAGCCCAGCTCGGTGCAGGAATACAGCTACCCTGAGAAGCTACCTGGGGAACTGTACGATGCTGACACACAGTGCAAGTGGCAGTTTGGAGAGAAGGCCAAACTCTGCACACTGGACTTTAAGAAG gaCATCTGCAAGGCTCTGTGGTGCCACCGTGTTGGTAGGAAGTGCGAGACTAAGTTCATGCCAGCAGCTGAAGGCTCTGCCTGTGGTCCAGACATG TGGTGTCGTCGTGGCCAGTGTGTGAAACAGGGTGACGAGGGGCCCAGGCCGGTCCACGGCCACTGGTCAGGCTGGTCGGGCTGGTCAGCCTGCACGCGGAGCTGTCAGAGTGGGACTacatatagagagagacagtgcaCCAACCCGag ACCCATGTTCGGGGGGCGGTACTGCGAAGGCTCCTCGCGCTCCTACAAGCTGTGTAACACTGAGGACTGCCCCCCCAACACGGTGGACTACAGATCCCAGCAGTGTGCAGAGTTCAACAGCCGACAGTTCAGGGGCTGGTACTATAACTGGAAACCCTACACTGCAGTGGACG ATCAGGACGTCTGCAAACTGTACTGCTACGCCGACGGCTACGACTTCTTCTTCGCTCTCGCCAGCAAGGTGCGGGACGGGACCCGATGTTTCCCAGACAGCTCTGACGTCTGCATCGACGGCCTGTGTGAG AGAGTGGGCTGTGACCGTGTGTTGGGTTCGTCTGCGGGGCCTGACGTGTGTGGAGTCTGTAAGGGGAACAACTCCACGTGTAGGACCTACAAGGGCCAGTACACCAAGCAGCACTTCACCAACC AGTACTACGGCGTAGTGAACATCCCGGCAGGGGCGAGGAGCATCCGGGTTGTGGAGCTCAACACCTCCGGCTCCTACCTGGCGGTGAGGAACACCCAGCGGAGGTACTACCTGAACGGGCACTGGACCGTGGACTGGCCTGGTAGACACCAGATCGCCGGATCTCTGTTTGAGTACAAGAGACCTTATAACCGACCAGAGAGCCTGTCCGCCGCTGGGCCCACCAACGAGACCCTGGTGGTCGAG ATCCTCCTGCAGGGCAGGAACCCTGGTGTACGCTGGGAGTACACACTCAGCGTGGCAGAgctggacaggagaggagcgCTGAAGCACAACTACACCTGGGCCGTCATACGATCCCACTGCTCGGCCTCCTGCGCTGGAG GCCAGATGACCACCAAGTCGGCATGCTACAAGGACCTGAGAGTCCAGGTGAACACGTCCTACTGCAACCCCAGAACCAGACCCAGCACAGGAATTACACCCTGCAactcccagccctgtcctgcCAG ATGGAGTGTGGGGGAATGGAGCGCATGCAGTCGCAGCTGTGGAGGGGGCGAGCAGACGCGACAGGTGCGGTGCATGCAGAGGAGCAGCCAGACGCTGGAGGACGCGCTCGCCGACACCCAGTGTGGACAGCCTCCGCCGCTCAGGAGACAGAGCTGCAGTGCCCACAACTGTCCACCAGAGTGGAGCGCCGGACTGTGGTCAGAG TGTTCCAGGAAGTGTGGGAAgggcctgaggaggaggacggtGGCGTGCATGAGCACTGGCCTGGTCGCCAGGACACACAGCCTGCCCGACAGCTCCTGCGTGGGCCTGGAGAGGCCCAGCAGCCAGGAGACCTGCCTCCTCAAACGCTGCTCGAAACAGCGCAAGGTCCAGTGGTTCGTCTCCACCTGGCAGGAG TGCTCTGTCACCTGTGGCCGTGGCTCTCAGGCCCGCTTCGTCAAGTGTGCGGAGAAGGATGCCGCGGGGAAATACCGCGAGCTGCCGCCCAGGAAGTGCCAGCACGTGGCCAAGCCCTCGGTGGAGCTCCACAGAGCCTGCTCCCCAGCAGAGTgcccccctccgctcctccacACCTGGCCCGTGTCCAAGCCCCTGCCTCGGGCCGAATGGTactcctccccctggtctcAG TGCACTGTGacgtgtggtggaggggtgcaGGCCAGGACCGTGCAGTGCCTGGCCCAGGGCAGGCCTTCCTCGGGGTGTACCCCACACCTGAGACCCCCTATGTCCCAGGCCTGCAACACCAACTTCTGCCCCCTGTCTGAGAAGAAAG ATACAGCTTGCAAGGATCACTTTAACTGGTGCTACCTGGTGCCTCAGCATGGAGTATGCAACCACAAGTTCTATGGGAAACAATGCTGCAAGTCTTGCTCTCACTCAAACCTATAG